The following are from one region of the Mus caroli chromosome 13, CAROLI_EIJ_v1.1, whole genome shotgun sequence genome:
- the LOC110307963 gene encoding cytochrome b-c1 complex subunit Rieske, mitochondrial, producing the protein MLSVAARSGPFAPVLSATSRGVAGALRPLLQGAVPAASEPPVLDVKRPFLCRESLSGQAAARPLVATVGLNVPASVRFSHTDVKVPDFSDYRRAEVLDSTKSSKESSEARKGFSYLVTATTTVGVAYAAKNVVSQFVSSMSASADVLAMSKIEIKLSDIPEGKNMAFKWRGKPLFVRHRTKKEIDQEAAVEVSQLRDPQHDLDRVKKPEWVILIGVCTHLGCVPIANAGDFGGYYCPCHGSHYDASGRIRKGPAPLNLEVPAYEFTSDDVVVVG; encoded by the exons ATGTTGTCGGTCGCCGCCCGCTCGGGCCCGTTCGCGCCCGTCCTATCGGCCACGTCCCGCGGGGTGGCGGGCGCGCTGCGGCCTCTGCTGCAAGGCGCGGTGCCCGCCGCCTCGGAGCCACCTGTTCTGGACGTGAAGCGACCCTTCCTGTGCCGCGAGTCGCTGAGTGGCCAGGCCGCGGCCCGGCCTTTGGTGGCCACGGTGGGCCTGAACG TTCCTGCTTCTGTTCGTTTTTCCCATACAGATGTCAAGGTGCCCGACTTCTCTGACTATCGTCGTGCTGAAGTTCTCGATAGCACAAAATCTTCTAAAGAAAGCAGTGAGGCTAGAAAAGGCTTCTCTTACCTGGTAACTGCAACTACTACGGTGGGTGTGGCTTACGCAGCCAAAAATGTGGTCTCCCAGTTTGTCTCCAGCATGAGTGCTTCTGCTGATGTACTGGCCATGTCGAAGATCGAGATCAAGTTGTCTGATATTCCTGAAGGAAAGAACATGGCTTTTAAATGGAGAGGCAAACCTCTGTTTGTGCGCCATAGAACCAAGAAGGAGATTGACCAGGAAGCTGCAGTTGAAGTGTCCCAGTTAAGGGACCCACAGCATGATTTAGATCGAGTGAAGAAGCCTGAATGGGTTATTCTGATAGGTGTCTGTACCCATCTTGGCTGTGTACCCATTGCAAACGCAGGGGATTTTGGTGGCTATTATTGCCCCTGCCATGGGTCACACTATGACGCCTCTGGCAGGATCAGGAAGGGCCCTGCCCCTCTCAACCTGGAAGTGCCTGCCTACGAGTTCACCAGTGATGATGTAGTTGTTGTGGGTTAG